GCGACGAGATCCGCCCGCGCTTCGGCGTCATGCGCTCGCGGGAGTTCACCATGAAGGACGCCTACTCCTTCCACCTGAACATGGAATCGCTGGCCGAGACCTATCAGCACATGCACCGCGCCTACTGCGCGATCTTCGATCGCCTGGGGCTGGACTACCGCCCGGTGGAAGCGGACACCGGCTCCATCGGCGGCGCCGCCAGCCATGAGTTCCATGTCCTGGCGGCCTCCGGCGAGGACGACATCGCGTTCTCCGACATCTCCGACTACGCCGCCAACGTGGAACTGGCCGAAGCGCTGGCCCCCGCCGGCGAGCGGCCGGCTCCCGGCGCTGAAATGACATTGGTGGACACCCCTGACGCCAAAACCATCGAGCAACTGGTGGCGCAATTCGACCTGCCCATCGAGAAGACCGTGAAGACCCTGGTGGTGAAAGGGTCGGAAGGCGGGCTGGTGGCCCTGCTGGTCCGTGGCGACCATGAGCTGAACGATGTCAAAGCGGAAAAACTAGAGGCGGTGGCGGCGCCGCTGGCCTTCGCCGAGGAAGCGGAAATCCGCGCCGCCATCGGCGCCGGTCCCGGCTCCCTGGGTCCGGTGAATCTGCCCATTCCCTGCATCGTCGACCGCACCGTGGCGAAGATGAGCGACTTCGGCGCCGGCGCCAACCAGGACGGCAAGCACTATTTCAATATCAACTGGGAGCGCGATGTGGCGCTGCCGGAAGTGGCCGACCTGCGTAATGTGGTGACCGGCGACCCGAGCCCGGATGGCCAGGGGACCCTGGTGATCAAACGCGGCATCGAAGTGGGTCACATCTTCCAGCTCGGCACCAAATATTCCGAAGCGCTCAACGCCACTGTGCTGGACGAAAACGGCAAGGCGGTGACCATGCCGATGGGTTGCTACGGCATCGGCGTCAGCCGCATCGTGGCCGCCGCCATTGAGCAGAATCACGACGAGCGTGGCATCATCTGGCCCGAGGCCATCGCCCCGTTCCAGGTGGTATTGATGCCGCTCAACCCGAAGAAGAGCCCGCGCGAAAAAGACACCGCCGAGCAGCTCTACCAGACCCTCACCGAAGCCGGCATTGAGGTACTTTACGACGACCGCGAGAAAGAACGGGTGGGCGTGAAATTCAGCGACTCCGAACTGCTCGGCATTCCCCACCGTATCCTGGTGGCGGAAAAAGGACTGGACCGCGGGGTACTGGAATACAAACGCCGGGGTGCCGAGGACAACGAGGACCTGCCGCTGGATCAGGTGGTGGACGTGCTCAAGGAAAAGCTGGCCGGGCGTTGACCGCGCCTAGCCCCCTTCGCGCCGCCGCGCCAGCAGCTGGGTCATGGCGGCGTCGCCCGTGGCGGTGAGCCGCCAGCAACCCGCCCCGGCACCTCTCTCATCGTGACGGATCAACCCCAACGCCCGTAACTGCACCTTGATCTGCTGCAGCACCGGCTCCGCCAGCGTCACATTGCGCACCGCGTGGGCCTCCGGGAAACGGGGTTTCAATTCCTCCAGCGCCCGCCGCGCCAGCGCCTGTTCCAGCGTCTTGCGCAACACCGCCTCACTGGCGCCTTCCAGCATCTTCGGCGCCAGCGAACCGAATACCGCGTCCCATTGCCAACGACTGCGCCCCCGCGCCAACTTGCAGGCGCCGCCCTGATACACCGCGCAACTGTATTCCAGTTCCACCGGATCGCCGCCACGGGCCAGCGCCGCCGGCCGTTGATCCGTCAGCCAGCGTTCGCGCTCCGCTTCCAGGGCCGCCAGCCGCCGGCGCAGAACCGCGTCCTCGGTACCGCCGGCGGTGCCGGGCCGGACCCAGCCCGCCGCCGGATGGGTTCGCAGCCAATCCGGCAACACCCGCGCCAACCGATCCACCAGATCCGCCGGCTCGCGCCAGGTATGGCAACGGGTCTTGCCCTGCAGCAGACGGGCGAAATCGTCACGCCGCACGGCCCCCTCACGGGACCCTTCCCGGGCCACTTCCGGCAACAGCGACGGCGCTTCGTGAATGAACGCCAG
This sequence is a window from Alloalcanivorax dieselolei B5. Protein-coding genes within it:
- a CDS encoding proline--tRNA ligase, yielding MRTSRYLLATVKETPADAVVISHQLMLRAGIIRKLASGLYTWLPSGLRVLRKVERIVREEMERAGAQEVLMPVVQPIELWQESGRDSAYGPELLRITDRHDNGFCLGPTHEEVITDLARNEIHSYKQLPLNFYQIQTKFRDEIRPRFGVMRSREFTMKDAYSFHLNMESLAETYQHMHRAYCAIFDRLGLDYRPVEADTGSIGGAASHEFHVLAASGEDDIAFSDISDYAANVELAEALAPAGERPAPGAEMTLVDTPDAKTIEQLVAQFDLPIEKTVKTLVVKGSEGGLVALLVRGDHELNDVKAEKLEAVAAPLAFAEEAEIRAAIGAGPGSLGPVNLPIPCIVDRTVAKMSDFGAGANQDGKHYFNINWERDVALPEVADLRNVVTGDPSPDGQGTLVIKRGIEVGHIFQLGTKYSEALNATVLDENGKAVTMPMGCYGIGVSRIVAAAIEQNHDERGIIWPEAIAPFQVVLMPLNPKKSPREKDTAEQLYQTLTEAGIEVLYDDREKERVGVKFSDSELLGIPHRILVAEKGLDRGVLEYKRRGAEDNEDLPLDQVVDVLKEKLAGR
- a CDS encoding DUF4062 domain-containing protein — protein: MEKRHPVFLSTGYPDPLGVRQKVLAPLLNQALMPLGMTALDDGADHMPLAQRLIDDSDYVVLVLGGLYGALSPLGLSQMHREFVYAATKRKPVLAFIHEAPSLLPEVAREGSREGAVRRDDFARLLQGKTRCHTWREPADLVDRLARVLPDWLRTHPAAGWVRPGTAGGTEDAVLRRRLAALEAERERWLTDQRPAALARGGDPVELEYSCAVYQGGACKLARGRSRWQWDAVFGSLAPKMLEGASEAVLRKTLEQALARRALEELKPRFPEAHAVRNVTLAEPVLQQIKVQLRALGLIRHDERGAGAGCWRLTATGDAAMTQLLARRREGG